TCGGCTGGAAAACGGTGAAACTGAGGAAGCATATTCCCTTTTCACTGAAGCCATAACCCTGAATCCCGAAAACATGGTGGCCCTGTTCAGTCTGATCAGGCTCGGCCATGAACTGGACCGTTTGGATGATATTATTCCACACCTCGAAGCCTACCTTGAGATTGATCCTGACAAACATGAAGTGCGGTATTCCCTGGCGGGAAGCCTTGTCTGTCTCGATCAAAAAGATGCGGCTCGGGCACAGCTTGAGATTATTCTCGAAGCCAACCCGAATCATGAAGCCGCCAAGGAAATGCTCGAGCAGTTCCAGTCCTAACCACGGTCTCCCCTCCCCGTTGGTTTCCCGCTCTGTTTACTTCGGTAGATGGAGCGGGGAGCCAGCCTCTGAGGACAACCGTCTATACGCACACGGCTGGTGTGTCGCTTCCAAAAGCCTGAACCTCGCGTAACTTACTACGCGTTGGTCTTATGGTTTTCCTGTGAACGGTGTTCCGCTGTTTCTGCTTAATCGGCACGTCGCTTTGCATACGCGTACTCTTATTCGGATGAGATAGAGTCTCCTTGTCTGGAGGTGATATTTTTACAGTGTAAAAGGCGTGTTTTTTGGCGTTCTGTAGCCTTTTCCTCGACTTCTTGCTGCCTCTATTTACTTGCCTTTGCGGCGTGAATCTGGCACAGCCTCTCAAAACATGAAGAGAGGTCTGTGATGAAATTGTTGCCCGTCAAACGAGCCATATTGTCTGTAACCGATAAATCAGGTCTTGCCGAGTTCGGAAAATTTCTGACCGACAAAGGCTGCGAACTGGTGTCCACTGGTGGCACCAAGAAAATGCTGCAAGAAGCCGGATTGACCGTCACGTCCGTTTCTGATGTCACCGATTTTCCGGAGATCCTCGGTGGTCGTGTCAAAACACTGCACCCGAACATTCATGGCGGCATTCTGGCTGACAAGGATGACGAAGGGCATATGGAAACTCTGCGTGATTTCGGTATCGAGCCTTTTGATCTTATCTGCGTCAATCTTTATAATTTTGCTGACGCCGTGGCCAAGGGATTGGATCTCAAGGCTGCTGTCGAGCAGATCGACATCGGCGGTCCGACCATGTTGCGGGCGACTGCCAAGAATTTTCATTCCATTTGCGTGATTCCTGATCCCGAGTACTATCCGATCGTTCAGAAGGAAATCGAGGAGAACGGTGGTATTTCTTTGGAATTCCGTAAGAAAATGGCCGCACTGACTTTCAAACTGGTCAGTGAATATGATGCCATG
The genomic region above belongs to uncultured Pseudodesulfovibrio sp. and contains:
- a CDS encoding IMP cyclohydrolase produces the protein MKLLPVKRAILSVTDKSGLAEFGKFLTDKGCELVSTGGTKKMLQEAGLTVTSVSDVTDFPEILGGRVKTLHPNIHGGILADKDDEGHMETLRDFGIEPFDLICVNLYNFADAVAKGLDLKAAVEQIDIGGPTMLRATAKNFHSICVIPDPEYYPIVQKEIEENGGISLEFRKKMAALTFKLVSEYDAMITKYLNENEA
- a CDS encoding tetratricopeptide repeat protein, translating into MSGHLDYEINKELGECYLFMGELDKAEEYYKKAVSSNGIHPDPYLGLATVAVQRGQLEDAMVMYEKAHKIEPSDKSLSGIGLIRLENGETEEAYSLFTEAITLNPENMVALFSLIRLGHELDRLDDIIPHLEAYLEIDPDKHEVRYSLAGSLVCLDQKDAARAQLEIILEANPNHEAAKEMLEQFQS